The following proteins come from a genomic window of Pseudomonas hygromyciniae:
- a CDS encoding IS3 family transposase (programmed frameshift), translated as MDSGKRRSQRDYTLAFKLSVVDQVEKGELSYKEAQRRYGIQGRSTVLVWLRKHGRQDWSQGASIREPRSRSMTEQTLPLTPEQRIKELEEQLALSNQKAQFFEAVVNVLKNDYGVCVGKKATRQVLSQGQIQDLSITRACLFMGISRQAYYQRNRAFDARTRQDQEVMDFVLEKRRRQPRIGTRKLHYLMSVEVGAPVRVGRDRLFSILRNARELVVRKRAYHKTTDSHHRFRRHPNLLKEGPGQIVASRPEHVWVADITYLPTQESVAYVSLVTDAYSRKIVGHHVHESLHTESVIKAMEKAISKRRSKLPLIHHSDRGAQYCSELYQRLHASHNVRCSMTDGYDCYQNALAERINGILKTELLLCRPKNLAEAVKMVDESVLIYNGERPHLSLKYKTPDAVHRAF; from the exons CCAGCGTGACTACACGCTAGCCTTTAAATTATCGGTCGTAGACCAGGTCGAAAAGGGCGAGTTGAGTTATAAAGAGGCTCAACGGCGCTACGGCATTCAGGGCCGGTCCACGGTACTGGTCTGGCTACGCAAGCATGGCCGGCAGGACTGGAGCCAAGGCGCCTCAATTCGAGAGCCGAGGAGCAGGTCCATGACCGAGCAAACCCTCCCGCTGACACCCGAGCAGCGGATCAAAGAGCTCGAAGAACAGCTGGCGCTAAGCAATCAGAAGGCGCAATTCTTCGAAGCCGTCGTGAATGTTCTGAAGAATGACTACGGTGTTTGCGTCG GTAAAAAAGCGACTCGGCAAGTCCTCTCGCAAGGGCAAATCCAAGACCTGAGCATCACCAGGGCTTGCCTGTTCATGGGCATTTCGCGCCAAGCGTATTACCAACGTAATCGAGCTTTTGACGCAAGGACTCGTCAAGATCAAGAGGTCATGGACTTTGTTCTTGAAAAGCGCCGCCGCCAGCCCAGGATAGGCACGCGCAAGCTGCATTACCTGATGAGCGTCGAAGTTGGCGCGCCAGTGCGGGTCGGTAGAGACCGCCTGTTTAGCATCTTGCGCAACGCTCGAGAACTGGTGGTGCGCAAACGGGCTTACCACAAAACGACGGACAGCCATCACCGCTTTCGCCGCCATCCGAATTTGCTCAAAGAGGGTCCAGGACAAATCGTTGCCAGCAGGCCCGAGCATGTCTGGGTCGCAGATATAACCTACCTTCCGACACAGGAAAGCGTCGCCTACGTGAGCCTCGTGACAGACGCTTACTCGCGCAAGATCGTAGGCCATCATGTGCATGAGAGCTTGCATACCGAGTCGGTGATCAAAGCGATGGAAAAAGCAATTAGCAAACGTCGAAGCAAGCTGCCACTGATCCATCACTCAGACCGTGGAGCCCAATACTGCTCCGAGCTTTACCAGCGCTTGCACGCTAGCCATAACGTTAGATGCTCAATGACCGACGGATATGACTGCTACCAGAATGCTCTGGCAGAAAGGATAAACGGGATCTTGAAGACCGAGCTTTTGCTGTGCCGCCCTAAAAACCTGGCGGAAGCAGTGAAAATGGTGGATGAATCGGTGCTGATCTACAACGGGGAACGGCCACACCTGTCCCTGAAATACAAAACGCCCGATGCGGTGCATCGGGCGTTTTGA